The nucleotide window gtgcctaggaggagtaagcattccctgtcgactgctcacacccgccgtcagcTTTATATCATGATCAAGTAAAcaaagtaatccgtagtcagaatcagagtgccaggaacggcctaacaattggtatgaaacacgtcagagaacatttgacccaatggtaggttgtattggcaaactagatcgttataacgaccatagaatttgcgaaatgttgactttaaacgaaactgttgaaatccctgtaacatcaacttgtttgtttgtagtcgatataaaaactgatcatacgtagaacaacctcttgtgtattgaatcagttgagagatagaaacaccatatgcagatgataatggaatattgctatataaatatgggaagttgacgatggagaagactGATTCCCAATACCGAAATTGAAGCAACAATTAATAAAACCTGTCTTAATTGTATGAAACCGCCACTGTGGAAGCTCCGTCTTGGTACGATACAGTTGTCCAACGAAAAGCTCGTACAAGACTGAAGTGTGTGTTCTGTAGGATCTTGTTAATGATAAGGCGGTGTACTACAGGGGAATAAGCACGTTCATTTGTTCAAAAAACATTGtccaaaatgaaatatgtacaaGCACTATcatttgttaaaatgaaatgtCCAAAAGTGTGGTCAGGATTGTATCACGTCCAAAGCATTCTTTTTCTTTAGCATGTTTTATACTTGTCACCGTTTTTATGTCAGGTAGTTGAATTATAgtttgtattttgaaaatgatagtATTTTAAGTTATTCTTCAGTGTTTTATACATGTTGTAGTAAGAGGGAAATACTTGTTCCATGCTTTATAGGTTAGattttatagatataaaacacATTGTCCTCATTTGCATATGAGACACCCTCTCAAAATgttctgtacatgtatcatagatACGGTATACTTTGTCCTACAATCAAATCACTCTAGTCATGCCTCAAGCCCGCTTAGAAAATTAACGCTTTCTACCCATATCGTAATTCACGGTAACGAGCTTGCCTTTGTCCCGCTTTGCCGACgtatttttcacaatttcacGAAGAACTAAATCCAGTCAGCACGGTGTCTACACAGTGTTTTCTTGATTCATTGTACTAATTCCTCCTCTGTAGGTTATGGTTAAATCTTCAAGTTTATTGCGATAAGGATTTTTACGGGAAATATTGCACCACCTTTTGCCACCCACGTGACGACAAATATGGGCACTACACATGCAATTCTACAACTGGAGCTAAGATATGCActgaaggtaaaaaaaaaatgttgaatgaTATATCGGGAAATTAATACTTTACAAATGTTTAGAAACAACAATAGCGAACAACTGTGTTACAGGTTGGCGAGGAATTTTTTGTCACGTCAAGATCGACCACTGCCAAGATGCACAGTGTCAAAATGGAGCCACATGTGTCAATTCACATGGAAGTTATCTTTGCGTTTGCGCAGACGGTTTCAACGGTAAGACAACAATCGAGAACATGTGATGTGCTATTGGGGTTTTCCTTACTAAATGCCGTTTAAAATTtggaatatttattttgaatctgCATGTCTCTGTGTCTGCGTTCATCTAGTCGTTGCTTAACCACATTGAAATTATATCAAGTATTGAAAAAAGAGGTGTTCGGGATGTTTCTTAATTTACTGCTATTACATTTACCAGATGATTGTAAACATCCACAGTGCGAGTAGCAGGGTACATATATTCTAGtggatgattgatcactatgCAAACTGGCATTTAGACATTGCCTTTAAGAACATTAAATTTATGAATAAGAAACTGCATGTTCcacaatatatgaaatattgctTCATCATAAATCTAAAAGAATTCATTTGTTCCGATTGGCTAATTAATGAAAGAAATCCGGTGATGTTATCAATGAAACCTATTTTTTGTATGTTATCGGAGTCTTGTCAACCCTCGGGATTTTACTTTTTGTGTGTGCTTTTTTCCAGTATGCTATATTTAGTAATGTTTTTATCCTTTGTTGTTTGCACGTGATGTTGTTCGTTTTAGGTACACAATGTGAAATTGATGTAGATGAATGTCAATCATCCCCATGTCAAAATAATGCGACATGTACAGACTCAATTAATGGATTCCAATGTACGTGTTTGGAAGGGTTTTCTGGAAATGTGTGTTCCGAAAATATAGATGACTGTCAGTTAAACACGTGTCAAAACAATGCCACGTGTAAAGATTTGATTGGAGATTTCGATTGTCAGTGCGGAAGTGGTTGGACAGGTAAGCTTTGTGATGTCAATATTAACGAATGTAGCAGTAGCCCCTGTCATGAGGTTGCCACGTGTGTAGATGATATAGACGGCTTCCGTTGCATGTGTCCCCGTGGTAGAACTGGCACCCTTTGTGAATCCGATGTGAATGAATGTCTCACCTTTACTTGTAATAATGGTGGTACCTGTGTTAATACTGCTGGAAGCTTCTACTGCACATGCCCAGACGCTTGGACTGGGGAATCGTGTAACATTGATGTCGATGAATGTGAAAATACCCCATGTATAAATGGAAATTGCACCAACCATGACGGACATTTCTCTTGTAAATGTTCAAATGGGTGGATGGGTGTTTTATGCAACGTTGATGTGGACGAGTGTTTAAATGACCCCTGCTATGGATCAGCTACCTGTGAAAATAGTAACGGCAGCTTTTCCTGTCTCTGCCCGCCGGGATACTCGGGCGACTTCTGTGAAGAAAATATAAATGACTGCGATCCCAACCCCTGTCGACATAATGCAACGTGTAGCGACCGAGTAAATGATTTCAATTGTACGTGCAAATCTGGTTTTGTTGGCAAACGTTGTGAAAGCAATGTTAACGAATGCTTATCGAATCCTTGCCTTCACAATTCCACATGTATGGACACCGTCGGGTCCTTTGAGTGTTTGTGTCCAAAGGGAGCCCACGGTACACTGTGTGAGGTAGACGAAGATGAATGTGAATCGAATCCATgttttggatccgccacttGTGTGGATGAGTTGGGAGGATACAGGTGTATCTGTCCGCCTGGCATGGAGGGTGAGCATTGTGAAGTTAACATCAATGAATGTTCAACGTCACCTTGTGCTTCGGGAGCAACATGTGTGGATGGACTGAACTCGTTTAGTTGCATTTGCCCAGAGGGATTCACAGGGAGGGTATGTGACGTCGATATTGATGAATGCAGTTCGAATCCATGTCAGAATATGTCAACATGTGTTGATACAGTGAACGGATACAGATGTATTTGTCCCAGTGGAATGACTGGCGTACATTGTGAGCTAAACGTTAATGAATGTTCGTCAAGTCCATGTCTGAATAATGCTACTTGTATTGACCTCATGAATCAGTATTCTTGCATATGCACGTTAGGTTTCATTGGAGGTCATTGTGAGATGGAGATTGACGAATGCTCCTCTAACCCCTGTCTTCATGGTGGAACCTGTATAGATCATTTGGGTGGCTATCAATGCCAGTGCC belongs to Ostrea edulis chromosome 7, xbOstEdul1.1, whole genome shotgun sequence and includes:
- the LOC125654076 gene encoding fibropellin-1-like, producing the protein MLTVACRLIALGTLITICEGSGAVSFKMIRYYNPGGRGRNGHPCDGKFFFSASDCDHRFIICMDVSGGPNNAYRCPYGRKATNEVSNNNNVYFGSSVGGVANPMLFPFVMWPGSLKIKVEVWDSDDNGDDYVDFLAAVYKTTPAFNATSADVVPYTLSSRTTLWLNLQVYCDKDFYGKYCTTFCHPRDDKYGHYTCNSTTGAKICTEGWRGIFCHVKIDHCQDAQCQNGATCVNSHGSYLCVCADGFNGTQCEIDVDECQSSPCQNNATCTDSINGFQCTCLEGFSGNVCSENIDDCQLNTCQNNATCKDLIGDFDCQCGSGWTGKLCDVNINECSSSPCHEVATCVDDIDGFRCMCPRGRTGTLCESDVNECLTFTCNNGGTCVNTAGSFYCTCPDAWTGESCNIDVDECENTPCINGNCTNHDGHFSCKCSNGWMGVLCNVDVDECLNDPCYGSATCENSNGSFSCLCPPGYSGDFCEENINDCDPNPCRHNATCSDRVNDFNCTCKSGFVGKRCESNVNECLSNPCLHNSTCMDTVGSFECLCPKGAHGTLCEVDEDECESNPCFGSATCVDELGGYRCICPPGMEGEHCEVNINECSTSPCASGATCVDGLNSFSCICPEGFTGRVCDVDIDECSSNPCQNMSTCVDTVNGYRCICPSGMTGVHCELNVNECSSSPCLNNATCIDLMNQYSCICTLGFIGGHCEMEIDECSSNPCLHGGTCIDHLGGYQCQCLSAYTGDNCEVEIDECLSNPCQNGATCHDGIAGYTCSCSQGYTGVHCEGDIDNCESNPCLGESECQNSINGFSCKCQGGFQGDICDVDVDECAESPCGKHGTCVNFPGTFSCTCPDGIQGALCNEDVDECLNNPCHGKSTCVNEFGSSRCLCELNRSGTLCDVKNSCYSSPCENGGTCSTTEGGNFKCQCLGGWAGPTCSLPLSPDCSPITVKVDGQLNKQEKDNFVKNFMEHLSGKYSVPQSDIYLIVDSIPEVKENNISDTILTVRVFIKRQAVCREELQPLMPGLTGSLASDGQPRSSQVVRNKQDENWLSLNWYVVVVAVSAALMIVLVIVFVLRRKRQKHVINRNGSRRYNSDADVTHLDEADGFIPITFENSLYATVQPEEPIRVSTRYDFDDS